The following are encoded together in the Geobacter sulfurreducens PCA genome:
- a CDS encoding tetratricopeptide repeat protein — translation MDTSRSPAAGTHPLLPPLILAAVALGVYLVTLANGFVWDDGYIIVENPATRSFTSLRDILLSPDIVKPYYRPLNRASYLLDFRLFGMNPAGFHAVNMVLHALNVLLVYQLGRRLFSAGPAALTAALLFAVHPINVETVAFISARNNLIALFFALSCFLAFLRGRDTGGWPWHPAGALLLFLGLMSKETALMVIVPVFLYAIRPFHGTGDRESDLFRPWLSLLPYIAAIAIYLLMRSAALEGVLGTGMAAAELPQRLVRNLYVIPRYLALFLFPAGLTIFHEVPPGWASAPWLVPAWLVIAAGLWLLLRRGGPAARFGLLWLGVNFLPVANIVPIPSYPMAERFMYLPAAGFCLVAGAVLGGPLFDRWGARVGWGVVGSITLLLALVAVERNRDWRDDVSLFASVVETDPRSAEGYFNLGSALIERGDTAGARAAWERAVGIDPRHSGALAQLGTLAARQGDLAGAKARYLAAVEANPANVMARYNLGRIYEMQGEPARAAEQYELFLRYVPVEYGEYVPEVQARLAKLRGTAGAAPAP, via the coding sequence ATGGACACTTCCCGCTCCCCTGCCGCGGGCACCCACCCCCTGCTTCCGCCCCTCATCCTGGCGGCGGTCGCCCTGGGGGTCTATCTCGTTACCCTGGCCAACGGTTTTGTCTGGGACGACGGCTACATCATCGTGGAAAACCCGGCCACCCGCAGTTTCACCAGCCTGCGCGACATCCTCCTGTCGCCCGATATCGTGAAACCCTACTACCGGCCCCTCAACCGGGCATCCTACCTGCTGGACTTCCGGCTGTTCGGCATGAATCCGGCGGGATTCCACGCGGTTAACATGGTGCTCCACGCGCTGAACGTCCTGCTCGTCTACCAGCTGGGGAGGCGCCTGTTCAGTGCCGGACCGGCCGCGCTGACGGCCGCGCTGCTCTTCGCGGTGCACCCGATCAACGTGGAGACGGTTGCTTTCATCTCGGCGCGCAACAACCTCATCGCCCTCTTTTTTGCCCTGTCCTGCTTCCTGGCGTTTTTGCGGGGACGGGACACCGGCGGCTGGCCGTGGCACCCGGCCGGCGCGCTGCTGCTGTTCCTGGGACTCATGAGCAAGGAAACGGCCCTCATGGTGATCGTCCCCGTCTTCCTCTACGCGATCCGGCCATTTCACGGTACCGGCGACAGGGAAAGCGACCTTTTCCGGCCGTGGCTGTCGCTGCTCCCCTATATTGCCGCCATTGCCATCTACCTTCTGATGCGGTCTGCGGCCCTGGAAGGGGTACTCGGCACCGGCATGGCCGCGGCGGAGCTTCCCCAGCGCCTGGTCCGCAATCTCTATGTCATTCCGCGCTACCTGGCCCTGTTCCTTTTCCCGGCCGGGCTCACCATCTTTCATGAGGTGCCGCCGGGCTGGGCGTCGGCCCCCTGGCTCGTGCCGGCATGGCTCGTCATCGCGGCCGGCCTGTGGCTGCTCCTGCGCCGGGGCGGCCCGGCCGCCCGCTTCGGCCTGCTCTGGCTGGGGGTCAACTTCCTGCCGGTCGCCAACATCGTGCCCATCCCCAGCTACCCCATGGCCGAACGGTTCATGTATCTGCCCGCCGCCGGGTTCTGCCTGGTTGCGGGGGCCGTGCTGGGGGGGCCGCTGTTCGACCGGTGGGGGGCGCGGGTGGGCTGGGGGGTGGTGGGGAGCATCACGCTGCTCCTGGCCCTGGTGGCCGTTGAGCGGAACCGCGACTGGCGCGACGACGTCAGCCTGTTCGCCAGCGTGGTCGAGACCGACCCCCGCTCCGCCGAGGGGTATTTCAATCTGGGCTCGGCCCTGATCGAGCGGGGGGACACGGCGGGCGCCCGCGCGGCATGGGAGCGCGCCGTCGGGATCGACCCGCGCCACTCCGGGGCCCTGGCCCAGTTGGGGACCCTGGCGGCGCGGCAGGGGGACCTGGCCGGCGCCAAGGCCCGCTATCTGGCGGCGGTCGAGGCCAATCCCGCCAATGTCATGGCCCGCTACAACCTGGGCCGCATCTATGAAATGCAGGGAGAGCCGGCCCGGGCCGCGGAGCAGTACGAGCTCTTCCTGCGTTACGTGCCGGTGGAGTACGGCGAGTACGTGCCCGAGGTGCAGGCGCGGCTCGCGAAGCTCCGCGGCACGGCGGGGGCTGCCCCTGCGCCCTGA
- a CDS encoding glycosyltransferase family 2 protein, with the protein MLNSRRIVVVLPAYNAEKTLEMTYAEIPFEHVDHVLLVDDASRDRTAQVAERLGIKTIVHDRNKGYGANQKTCYRAALDLGADIVIMVHPDYQYTPKLITAMAAMIAYGEFDAVLGSRILGIGALKGGMPLYKYVANRVLTLVENLLLSHKLSEYHTGYRAFSRQVLEQLPLDANGDDFVFDNQMLAQIIWHGYRIGELSCPTKYFEDASSINFRRSVIYGLGVLGTALEFRLARMGLIRSGRFTPRNDQAAAQ; encoded by the coding sequence ATGCTCAATTCACGCAGGATAGTTGTCGTGCTTCCGGCCTACAACGCCGAGAAGACGCTGGAAATGACCTACGCCGAGATTCCCTTCGAGCACGTTGACCACGTGCTGCTGGTGGACGACGCCAGCCGCGACCGGACCGCCCAGGTGGCCGAGCGGCTCGGGATCAAAACCATCGTTCACGACCGGAACAAGGGTTACGGCGCCAACCAGAAGACCTGTTACCGGGCCGCCCTGGACCTGGGCGCGGACATCGTGATCATGGTCCACCCGGATTACCAGTACACCCCGAAGCTGATCACCGCCATGGCCGCCATGATCGCCTACGGCGAATTCGACGCGGTCCTGGGCTCGCGGATCCTGGGCATCGGCGCCCTGAAGGGGGGCATGCCGCTCTACAAGTACGTGGCCAACCGGGTGCTGACCCTGGTGGAGAACCTGCTGCTGAGCCACAAGCTGTCCGAGTACCATACCGGCTACCGGGCCTTTTCCCGCCAGGTGCTGGAGCAGCTCCCCCTGGACGCCAACGGCGACGACTTCGTCTTCGACAACCAGATGCTGGCCCAGATCATCTGGCACGGCTACCGGATCGGCGAGCTGAGCTGCCCGACCAAGTACTTCGAGGATGCCTCGTCCATCAATTTCCGGCGGAGCGTCATCTACGGCCTCGGGGTCCTGGGCACGGCCCTGGAGTTCAGGCTGGCGCGGATGGGCCTGATCAGGTCCGGGCGATTCACCCCCCGCAACGATCAGGCGGCGGCGCAATGA
- a CDS encoding class I SAM-dependent methyltransferase — protein MTRLSACRACGGPLAPWLEGVADPQTGERFHLTRCGRCGLGHTEPHPADMAPYYGAAYHGGRHGVTAAWCARRRIRWVTAACGGDGAGRRLLDVGCGDGTFLLEAGQRGWRTVGTELNPAAAREAGLDVRGSVDAADDGIPYDCITLWHSLEHMTDPGRLLTRLAAMLGHGGVLVVAVPDAGGLQCGFFGRHWLHLDVPRHLYHFNHGSLGRLLAADGCAVVRTMHHEFEYDLMGWLQSALNALLPVPNILFAALTGRRRRGEHGALTLISLLLAVLFAPAATLLVIGETLLGRGGTLVMVAQKTPRT, from the coding sequence ATGACCCGCCTTTCCGCGTGCCGGGCCTGCGGCGGGCCGCTGGCCCCCTGGCTGGAGGGGGTTGCCGATCCCCAGACCGGCGAACGGTTTCACCTCACCAGGTGCGGCAGGTGCGGCCTGGGACACACGGAGCCGCACCCCGCCGACATGGCACCCTACTACGGGGCAGCCTATCACGGGGGCCGGCACGGCGTGACCGCTGCCTGGTGCGCCCGGCGCCGCATCCGGTGGGTAACCGCCGCCTGCGGGGGCGACGGCGCGGGCAGGCGCTTGCTGGATGTGGGGTGCGGGGACGGGACGTTTCTCCTGGAGGCGGGACAGCGGGGCTGGCGGACGGTGGGGACCGAGCTGAACCCGGCCGCGGCCCGGGAGGCGGGGCTCGACGTGCGCGGCAGCGTGGATGCCGCCGACGACGGCATCCCCTACGACTGCATCACCCTCTGGCACAGCCTGGAGCACATGACGGACCCCGGGAGGCTCCTGACGCGGCTCGCCGCCATGCTCGGCCACGGCGGGGTGCTGGTGGTGGCCGTGCCGGATGCCGGCGGGCTTCAATGCGGGTTTTTCGGCCGCCACTGGCTGCACCTGGACGTGCCGAGACATCTCTACCATTTCAACCACGGGTCCCTGGGGCGGCTCCTGGCCGCCGACGGATGCGCGGTCGTCCGAACCATGCACCACGAGTTCGAGTATGACCTGATGGGGTGGCTCCAGAGCGCCCTCAACGCGCTGCTGCCGGTGCCCAACATCCTCTTTGCCGCCCTGACCGGCCGGCGCCGCCGCGGCGAGCACGGCGCTCTCACCCTGATCAGCCTCCTGCTGGCGGTGCTCTTCGCGCCGGCCGCGACGCTGCTGGTGATCGGGGAAACGCTCCTGGGGCGGGGCGGCACCCTGGTGATGGTCGCACAAAAAACGCCGCGCACGTGA
- a CDS encoding bifunctional diguanylate cyclase/phosphodiesterase, whose amino-acid sequence MVAFFTQYSRPAKILLGITGLLLAILLVLFFGVRHILVDSFTEVESRDMCKNVERATSIIADELDKLSTICTDYSGWDDAYQFVRDRNSDFIASNLTIEIYPKLRLNALVYLNSRADVVYGRGFDRASGKYEPLPAGLEEHLKPGAKLVSLTTPDQHVSGIVTLPEGPFLVAARPVLTSKYAGPVRGVLVLGRLLDKEEVMRLSETIHIPLEIHTADDATLPPDFAAVRGELAQGAPVVLRRADSKMIAGYAAIPDIYGKPALLLRVDAPRSIYQEGKKAVTYFLTWFAVVGVCFAFIINLFWRRLLESLQQGRRSEERNRLVVERTNQAILLLEPGAGTIIDANPATCVLLGFSRNELTGADIHALLSGPVQEVDSELERCLRETRELSLCHRDGAELVVEAMATQVPHGDDQALCLMFHDITDRRRFQEELLHQATHDTLTGLPNRSLLEDRLNQAVAGARRRGQMVALLMFDLDNFKVVNDTLGHTAGDQLLRSVAARIRSFVRNCDTFARLGGDEFVIVLTNLTRMDDAVTVAESFRNLLAMPFFLGGREIFITASMGISLFPDDGDTMEALIKKADTAMYHIKESGRNSFQFFAEEMNQKVNARLTIETGLRRALEKGEMLLHYQPRLEPGTGAVVGMEALVRWNSPDMGLISPADFIPIAEDSGLIVEIGDWVLATACCQALEWHRMGHDSLRVSVNISARQFVGHDFVDRVVRIIEQSGLSPHFVELELTETALTHNVDETVKIMNRLRERGITISIDDFGTGYSSLNYLKRFPVDVLKIDKSFIDDMVKRREDAAIVATIIGIAHHMHMKVVAEGVETAEQMKLLMEGNCEEIQGFYFSRPLPPEEFERYIAGRTVPLLPAAPRE is encoded by the coding sequence ATGGTTGCGTTCTTCACACAGTACAGCCGCCCCGCGAAAATCCTGCTGGGTATCACCGGTCTGCTCCTGGCGATTCTCCTCGTTCTCTTTTTCGGCGTACGCCACATTCTGGTCGACAGTTTCACCGAGGTGGAGTCCCGGGACATGTGCAAGAACGTGGAGCGGGCCACCAGCATCATCGCCGACGAGCTGGACAAGCTCTCGACGATCTGCACCGACTATTCGGGATGGGACGACGCCTACCAGTTTGTCCGGGACCGCAACAGCGACTTCATCGCCTCGAATCTCACCATTGAAATATATCCCAAGCTCCGGCTGAATGCCCTGGTGTATCTCAATTCCAGGGCGGATGTGGTCTACGGCCGGGGGTTCGACAGAGCCTCCGGAAAGTACGAACCGCTTCCCGCCGGCCTGGAGGAGCACCTGAAGCCCGGGGCGAAGCTCGTGTCCCTCACCACCCCGGACCAGCACGTCTCGGGCATCGTGACCCTGCCCGAGGGCCCGTTCCTGGTTGCGGCCCGACCCGTGCTCACGAGCAAGTATGCCGGTCCGGTGCGGGGTGTCCTCGTGCTCGGCCGCCTGCTCGACAAAGAAGAGGTGATGCGGCTCTCGGAGACAATCCACATTCCCCTGGAGATACACACCGCAGACGATGCTACGCTTCCCCCCGATTTCGCGGCGGTCCGGGGCGAACTGGCACAGGGGGCGCCGGTCGTTCTGCGCCGCGCCGACAGCAAAATGATCGCCGGCTATGCCGCCATTCCCGACATCTATGGCAAACCCGCCCTGCTTCTGAGGGTCGACGCGCCCCGCAGCATCTACCAGGAGGGGAAAAAGGCCGTCACCTACTTCCTGACCTGGTTCGCGGTGGTGGGGGTCTGCTTCGCGTTTATCATCAACCTGTTCTGGCGCAGGCTGCTGGAGTCGCTGCAGCAGGGCCGGCGCTCCGAGGAGCGGAACCGGCTGGTGGTGGAGCGGACCAACCAGGCGATCCTGTTGCTGGAGCCGGGGGCGGGGACGATCATCGACGCCAATCCGGCCACCTGCGTCCTGCTCGGCTTCTCGCGAAACGAACTGACCGGGGCTGACATCCACGCGCTCCTGAGCGGTCCCGTCCAGGAAGTAGATAGCGAACTGGAGCGTTGCCTCCGGGAAACGCGGGAGCTGAGCCTGTGTCACCGGGACGGCGCCGAGCTCGTTGTCGAGGCCATGGCCACCCAGGTCCCCCACGGGGACGATCAGGCCCTTTGCCTCATGTTCCACGACATCACCGATCGCCGCCGGTTCCAGGAGGAGCTCCTGCACCAGGCAACCCACGACACCCTCACCGGGCTCCCCAACCGCTCGCTTCTGGAGGACCGCCTCAATCAGGCCGTCGCTGGCGCCCGCCGCCGGGGGCAGATGGTGGCGCTCCTCATGTTCGACCTGGACAACTTCAAGGTGGTCAACGACACCCTGGGTCACACGGCAGGGGACCAGCTCCTGCGCAGCGTGGCGGCCCGCATCCGATCCTTCGTGCGCAACTGCGACACCTTTGCCCGGCTGGGAGGGGATGAATTCGTCATCGTCCTGACCAACCTGACGCGGATGGATGATGCGGTCACCGTGGCCGAGAGCTTCCGCAACCTCCTCGCCATGCCGTTTTTCCTGGGCGGGCGGGAGATATTCATTACCGCCAGCATGGGCATCTCCCTGTTCCCCGACGACGGCGACACCATGGAAGCACTCATCAAGAAGGCCGATACGGCCATGTACCACATCAAGGAAAGCGGCCGGAACAGCTTCCAGTTCTTTGCCGAGGAGATGAACCAGAAGGTCAATGCCCGCCTCACCATTGAAACTGGGCTGCGCCGGGCCCTGGAGAAGGGGGAGATGCTCCTGCACTACCAGCCCCGCCTGGAACCGGGCACCGGCGCCGTGGTCGGCATGGAGGCGCTGGTCCGCTGGAACAGCCCGGACATGGGGTTGATCTCGCCCGCCGACTTCATCCCCATCGCCGAGGATTCGGGGCTCATCGTGGAAATCGGGGACTGGGTCCTGGCTACCGCCTGCTGCCAGGCGCTGGAATGGCACCGGATGGGCCACGATTCCCTCCGGGTGTCGGTCAACATCTCCGCCCGCCAGTTCGTGGGCCACGACTTCGTGGACCGGGTGGTGCGGATCATCGAGCAGAGCGGGCTCTCCCCCCACTTTGTGGAGCTGGAACTGACCGAGACCGCCCTGACCCACAACGTGGACGAAACGGTCAAGATCATGAACCGGCTCCGGGAGCGGGGTATCACCATCAGCATCGACGACTTCGGTACCGGCTACTCGTCGCTCAACTACCTGAAGCGTTTCCCGGTGGATGTCCTCAAGATCGACAAGTCGTTCATCGACGATATGGTGAAGCGGCGGGAAGATGCGGCAATCGTCGCCACCATCATCGGCATAGCCCACCACATGCACATGAAGGTGGTTGCCGAGGGGGTCGAGACCGCCGAGCAGATGAAGCTGCTGATGGAGGGGAACTGCGAGGAAATCCAGGGCTTTTACTTTTCCCGCCCGCTGCCGCCGGAGGAGTTCGAGAGGTATATCGCCGGCCGCACGGTGCCCCTGTTGCCGGCCGCGCCGAGGGAATGA
- a CDS encoding c-type cytochrome, with protein sequence MISKAISAQCRHLHRAAVLVAVMSALAATGCSKKEAPQAPAPSAGTPQAGAPAAMPEGMSGQQQTAMGRAIFNKRCASCHGTDGNGAGSRSGPALDQAQFKYGRTPEAIRESIVKGRPNGMPAFGAAFQEIEIDTLVGYVMGLTKQ encoded by the coding sequence ATGATTTCAAAAGCTATCAGTGCCCAATGCCGCCACCTGCATCGGGCCGCCGTTCTTGTGGCAGTGATGTCCGCCCTTGCCGCAACCGGCTGTTCGAAGAAGGAGGCACCGCAGGCACCCGCGCCGTCCGCCGGGACGCCGCAGGCAGGGGCGCCGGCCGCCATGCCCGAGGGGATGAGCGGCCAGCAGCAAACCGCCATGGGACGGGCCATCTTCAACAAGCGGTGCGCCAGCTGCCACGGCACGGACGGCAACGGCGCGGGGAGCCGCAGCGGACCGGCACTCGACCAGGCCCAGTTCAAGTACGGCAGAACCCCCGAGGCAATCCGGGAAAGCATCGTCAAGGGACGCCCCAACGGCATGCCTGCCTTTGGAGCCGCCTTCCAGGAAATTGAAATCGACACCCTGGTCGGCTACGTGATGGGTCTCACCAAGCAGTAA
- a CDS encoding c-type cytochrome, which produces MAKRIQTVTRGHITAAAALVIGVLAAFTADANTGRTADGSVPRTPAIIATPGERTIQADPAYPLPQPAERKSRTEARRSGPIDGATLYYTGNCAGCHGTMANMKGTTAEMIRFAIDNNVGGMGFHVNLTPEELHSIADALK; this is translated from the coding sequence ATGGCTAAAAGAATTCAGACCGTTACGAGAGGGCACATTACAGCCGCAGCGGCCCTGGTCATCGGCGTGCTGGCGGCATTCACCGCGGACGCCAATACGGGCCGGACCGCCGACGGTTCGGTACCACGCACCCCGGCCATCATAGCCACACCCGGCGAACGGACAATTCAAGCCGACCCCGCCTACCCGCTCCCCCAACCGGCAGAGCGAAAATCACGGACTGAGGCGCGCCGTTCAGGCCCCATTGACGGAGCTACGCTCTACTATACCGGCAACTGCGCCGGTTGCCACGGCACCATGGCGAACATGAAGGGAACCACGGCGGAAATGATCCGCTTCGCCATCGACAACAACGTGGGCGGCATGGGCTTTCACGTGAACCTTACCCCGGAAGAACTCCACTCCATTGCCGACGCCCTCAAATAA
- a CDS encoding rhodanese-like domain-containing protein yields the protein MKQIVQRALACAVLALGILAGGAGWAAGDYPVVTTDHLKAMIDEKRDFLLIDARTPEEYAEAHIVGAVNVPEKTFDSASAQLPADKAKLIVLYCNGIKCGKSKRVAKKVEPLGYTAIAVYNEGMPVWEERGLPIVKGAGYGRKIETTIVPAAELDRMIRSGSQDYVLIDVRDDMEFEEGHIPTAINIPAEQLAARSDQLPKEKKIIVYCNTGSRSYMAYKKLIGLAYPSIFQSLFVEWKEAGLPVAR from the coding sequence ATGAAACAAATTGTGCAGCGTGCGCTGGCATGCGCCGTCCTGGCCCTCGGCATCCTGGCCGGCGGTGCCGGCTGGGCCGCCGGGGATTACCCGGTCGTGACCACGGACCACCTGAAGGCCATGATCGACGAGAAGCGGGATTTCCTGCTGATCGATGCCCGGACCCCCGAAGAGTATGCGGAAGCGCACATCGTCGGAGCGGTCAACGTGCCGGAGAAGACCTTCGACAGCGCTTCGGCGCAACTCCCGGCCGACAAGGCGAAGCTCATCGTTCTCTACTGCAACGGTATCAAGTGCGGCAAAAGCAAGCGGGTGGCCAAAAAGGTGGAACCCCTGGGCTACACCGCCATTGCCGTTTATAACGAAGGGATGCCGGTCTGGGAAGAGCGGGGTCTCCCCATCGTCAAGGGGGCGGGCTACGGCAGGAAGATCGAGACGACCATAGTCCCGGCAGCCGAGCTGGACCGGATGATCCGCTCCGGCAGCCAGGACTATGTCCTGATCGACGTGAGGGATGATATGGAGTTCGAGGAGGGGCACATCCCCACGGCCATCAATATCCCGGCCGAGCAGCTTGCGGCACGGTCCGACCAACTGCCCAAGGAAAAGAAGATCATTGTCTACTGCAATACGGGCAGCCGCAGCTACATGGCCTACAAGAAGCTGATCGGCCTCGCCTATCCCTCAATATTCCAGTCGCTGTTCGTCGAGTGGAAGGAGGCGGGGCTGCCGGTAGCAAGGTAG
- a CDS encoding rhodanese-like domain-containing protein → MSHSPWSAGDVATRCTACGICVAECAFLREHGTPKALAASFDPRRLDQSHLPFGCSLCGLCRAVCPEGVDPAALFLAMRRATADAGTLQLSPYRGLLSYERAGTSRLFTWYGLPDGCRTIFFPGCALPGTRPRTTLKLFDLLRGSEPSLGMVLDCCTKPSHDLGRSGHFTAMFGEMKAYLLAQGVKTVQVACPNCHEVFSRYAPELEVVTVYEVLARAGISFKQTEGAVTVHDPCVSRDNAGVHAAVRTLLGAAGLRVREMPHHGVRTLCCGEGGAVRCTAPRLAGAWTSLRAAEAGGSTTITYCAGCASYLGPHTPTSHVADLLFEPEAALAGRVKVASGPRTYLNRLLLKRRLRRSLPVASSRERTFRSAADGVGSAVGGRRAAVLILLMLAAAVLVVMLAVSGASARDFGLMEPQTLARAPGTWVVLDGRPRSDWQAGHIPGARSFSWENYTRTDDKGVPYKLWPPRDLARALGSMGIDERTPVVVYGDADKSWGGEGWAAWVLAWLGHKGPVRMLNGGIQAWTAAGLPLTRGHERYSGGTLTYRSAVRPEEDITTAELERSLGAVTIIDTRSFFERLAGRIPGSVHIPWNKFFTGKERRPLAPAEVRRLLARNGVDADRPVVYYCAGGIRSAYALMVHELAGLGPARNYEGGMEEWKRLHR, encoded by the coding sequence ATGAGTCATTCCCCCTGGTCCGCCGGTGACGTGGCGACGCGTTGCACCGCCTGCGGCATCTGCGTAGCCGAATGCGCCTTCCTGCGGGAGCACGGCACGCCAAAGGCGCTGGCAGCATCCTTTGACCCCCGGCGACTGGACCAGTCCCATCTCCCCTTCGGGTGCAGCCTGTGCGGCCTCTGCCGCGCGGTCTGCCCCGAAGGGGTCGATCCTGCCGCCCTGTTCCTTGCCATGCGGCGCGCCACCGCCGATGCCGGTACGCTGCAACTGTCTCCCTACCGGGGGCTCCTTTCCTACGAGCGGGCCGGGACATCGAGACTTTTCACCTGGTACGGGCTCCCCGACGGGTGCCGTACGATCTTTTTCCCCGGCTGCGCGCTGCCGGGGACCCGCCCCCGGACAACGCTGAAGCTCTTCGACCTGCTGCGCGGCAGCGAACCATCCCTCGGCATGGTTCTCGACTGTTGCACCAAGCCGTCCCACGACCTGGGACGATCCGGGCACTTTACGGCCATGTTCGGCGAAATGAAGGCCTACCTGCTGGCGCAGGGGGTGAAGACCGTCCAGGTGGCCTGTCCCAACTGCCATGAGGTGTTCTCCCGCTATGCCCCGGAGCTGGAGGTGGTCACCGTTTACGAGGTACTGGCGCGGGCGGGCATCAGCTTCAAACAGACCGAGGGCGCTGTGACCGTGCACGATCCCTGCGTCTCGCGCGATAACGCCGGGGTGCACGCGGCCGTGAGAACGCTGCTGGGCGCAGCCGGGCTCAGGGTTCGGGAAATGCCCCACCACGGCGTCCGGACCCTCTGCTGCGGCGAGGGAGGAGCGGTCCGCTGCACCGCGCCCCGCCTGGCCGGGGCATGGACCTCCCTGCGCGCGGCAGAGGCCGGCGGCAGCACGACGATCACCTACTGTGCCGGCTGCGCCTCGTATCTCGGTCCGCACACGCCCACCAGCCACGTGGCGGACCTGCTTTTCGAACCTGAGGCCGCCCTGGCGGGCAGGGTCAAGGTGGCCAGCGGTCCCCGGACCTACCTGAACCGGTTGCTGCTGAAGAGGCGGTTGCGCCGCAGCCTCCCGGTGGCCTCGTCGCGGGAGCGGACCTTCCGCAGCGCTGCCGATGGCGTCGGCAGCGCTGTCGGCGGGAGACGCGCCGCCGTACTCATCCTCCTGATGCTGGCGGCGGCTGTCCTTGTGGTGATGCTTGCCGTTTCCGGTGCGTCAGCCCGCGATTTCGGGCTGATGGAGCCCCAGACCCTGGCGCGCGCCCCCGGAACCTGGGTGGTGCTCGACGGCCGTCCGCGCTCCGACTGGCAGGCGGGTCACATCCCCGGCGCCCGTTCCTTTTCGTGGGAGAACTACACCAGAACGGACGACAAGGGGGTCCCCTACAAGCTCTGGCCGCCCCGCGACCTCGCCCGGGCCCTGGGATCCATGGGGATCGACGAGCGGACTCCCGTGGTGGTGTACGGGGATGCGGACAAGAGCTGGGGAGGGGAGGGCTGGGCCGCCTGGGTCCTGGCCTGGCTCGGGCACAAGGGCCCCGTGCGGATGCTCAACGGCGGCATCCAGGCCTGGACCGCCGCGGGACTTCCCCTCACGCGAGGCCATGAACGGTACAGCGGCGGCACCCTGACGTACCGCTCTGCCGTTCGGCCCGAGGAAGATATTACCACCGCCGAACTGGAGCGTTCGCTCGGCGCGGTCACGATTATCGATACCCGCTCCTTTTTCGAGCGGCTCGCCGGACGTATCCCAGGCTCGGTGCACATCCCCTGGAACAAGTTCTTTACGGGCAAGGAGCGTCGCCCCCTGGCTCCGGCCGAGGTGCGCAGGCTTCTGGCCAGGAACGGGGTCGATGCGGACCGGCCCGTTGTCTATTACTGTGCCGGGGGAATCCGGTCGGCGTACGCCCTGATGGTGCACGAACTGGCCGGCCTGGGCCCTGCCCGCAATTACGAGGGGGGCATGGAGGAGTGGAAAAGGCTGCACCGCTGA
- a CDS encoding rhodanese-like domain-containing protein has product MRKVVVLAAMMVVAFAVAALAADYRYVNQDTFKQWVEGGKSMVIVDIQTPESFQKRHFKGSLETNAYPVKSDEEKQRLDKTLERINASADEVVIVCPRGGGGAKNTYDYLKSRGVDEKRLFILEKGMEGWPHPQLCESGK; this is encoded by the coding sequence ATGAGAAAAGTAGTAGTGCTGGCAGCAATGATGGTGGTGGCCTTCGCGGTAGCGGCGCTGGCGGCCGATTACCGGTACGTGAATCAGGACACATTCAAGCAGTGGGTCGAAGGCGGCAAGTCCATGGTCATCGTGGACATCCAGACCCCCGAATCGTTCCAGAAGCGCCATTTCAAGGGCTCCCTCGAAACCAACGCCTATCCCGTCAAGAGCGACGAGGAAAAGCAGCGGCTCGACAAGACCCTCGAGCGGATCAACGCCTCCGCCGATGAAGTGGTTATCGTTTGCCCCCGGGGCGGCGGCGGTGCCAAGAACACCTATGACTACCTGAAGTCCCGCGGCGTGGATGAGAAGCGGCTCTTCATCCTTGAAAAAGGAATGGAGGGGTGGCCCCATCCCCAGCTCTGCGAATCGGGCAAATGA